The following are from one region of the Sulfurimonas crateris genome:
- a CDS encoding helix-turn-helix domain-containing protein has product MFLSNASEEEIELLHKHISKNVKHYRLEREMSQLELALTIGLKSGAFFGNAENNTNYKHFNIEHIYKISKALNIPIAKFFEPVEDS; this is encoded by the coding sequence GTGTTTCTAAGTAATGCATCAGAAGAAGAGATAGAGTTGTTACATAAACACATATCTAAAAATGTGAAGCATTACAGACTAGAAAGAGAGATGAGCCAATTAGAACTTGCTCTTACTATTGGTTTGAAGTCTGGTGCTTTCTTTGGTAATGCAGAAAACAATACTAATTACAAACACTTTAATATAGAACATATATACAAAATATCTAAAGCTTTAAATATTCCAATAGCTAAATTTTTTGAACCAGTAGAAGATAGCTAA
- the ilvD gene encoding dihydroxy-acid dehydratase — MRSDTIKKGFDRAPHRSLLRATGLKDEDFDKPFIGIANSYIDIIPGHFFLHEYGEIVKEAIREAGGVPFVFNTIGVDDGIAMGHDGMLYSLPSREIIADSIETVMNAHKLDALICIPNCDKIVPGMIMGALRVNVPTVFVSGGPMPAGHKKDGTPIDLATAFEAVGEHAEGKISDEELYDIECNACPSGGSCSGMFTANSMNTLCEAMGIALPGNGTILAMTPARIELVKKAAKRIVEMAKADDSKYNLKNVLNEKAVHNAFVVDMAMGGSSNTVLHMLAIAKEADVDFPIEKINHIADNVAHIAKISPSLTTVHMDDINRAGGVNAVMKEVSRRGGLLHLDNPTVTGETLGERIQDAKILDENIIHTNENAYSQVGGLSILFGNLAREGAVVKTAGIEPSMRQFKGTAICFNSQPEAIAGIMSHKVKPGNVVVIRYEGPKGGPGMQEMLAPTALIQGMGLGESVALITDGRFSGATKGASIGHVSPEAAEGGLIALIEDGDEIELDVDKHILQLNVSDAEIAKREENYKPHKNDVKSKWLKRYQLLVSNASNGAVLKTEI, encoded by the coding sequence ATGAGAAGTGATACTATAAAAAAGGGCTTTGACAGGGCTCCTCACCGTTCACTACTTCGTGCGACGGGGTTAAAGGATGAAGATTTTGACAAACCGTTTATCGGAATAGCGAACAGTTATATAGATATCATCCCGGGTCATTTTTTCCTTCACGAATATGGTGAGATCGTAAAAGAGGCGATTCGCGAAGCCGGCGGGGTTCCATTTGTATTTAACACTATAGGTGTCGATGACGGTATAGCGATGGGGCATGACGGAATGCTCTACTCGCTTCCTTCACGTGAGATCATTGCAGACTCTATAGAGACGGTTATGAACGCGCACAAACTTGATGCTCTTATATGTATCCCAAACTGTGACAAGATCGTTCCAGGTATGATAATGGGCGCACTTCGCGTTAATGTTCCGACCGTTTTTGTCTCTGGCGGTCCAATGCCTGCAGGACATAAAAAAGATGGTACTCCGATCGATCTTGCTACTGCTTTTGAAGCGGTTGGCGAGCATGCAGAGGGGAAGATAAGTGATGAAGAACTTTATGACATAGAGTGTAACGCATGTCCAAGCGGCGGAAGCTGTTCGGGGATGTTTACGGCAAACTCTATGAACACTCTTTGTGAGGCAATGGGTATCGCACTACCTGGTAATGGTACTATTTTAGCGATGACTCCAGCAAGAATAGAGCTCGTTAAAAAAGCGGCTAAGAGAATTGTCGAGATGGCAAAGGCAGATGACAGCAAGTACAACTTGAAAAATGTTCTGAACGAAAAAGCTGTTCACAACGCATTTGTAGTTGATATGGCAATGGGAGGAAGCTCAAATACTGTTCTTCATATGCTAGCAATTGCAAAAGAGGCAGACGTTGATTTTCCTATAGAGAAGATCAACCATATTGCCGACAATGTAGCGCATATTGCTAAGATATCTCCATCATTAACAACTGTTCATATGGATGATATAAACCGTGCAGGCGGTGTAAATGCGGTAATGAAAGAGGTAAGCAGAAGAGGCGGACTGCTTCATCTTGACAATCCTACAGTAACGGGCGAAACACTTGGTGAGCGCATTCAAGATGCGAAGATATTAGACGAGAACATCATTCATACAAATGAAAATGCTTACTCTCAAGTCGGCGGTTTGTCTATTCTTTTTGGAAACCTTGCTCGTGAGGGCGCGGTTGTAAAGACCGCAGGTATCGAGCCTAGTATGAGACAGTTTAAGGGCACGGCTATCTGCTTTAACTCTCAGCCTGAGGCAATTGCGGGCATAATGAGTCATAAAGTAAAACCGGGCAACGTTGTCGTAATCCGCTATGAGGGCCCAAAAGGCGGTCCTGGAATGCAGGAGATGTTAGCGCCTACTGCACTTATTCAAGGTATGGGTCTAGGCGAGAGCGTTGCACTTATTACCGATGGAAGATTCTCCGGGGCAACAAAAGGTGCGAGTATCGGGCATGTCTCTCCTGAAGCTGCAGAGGGTGGCTTGATAGCTCTAATAGAAGATGGTGACGAGATAGAGCTTGATGTTGATAAGCATATCCTGCAGCTAAATGTTAGCGATGCAGAGATAGCAAAAAGAGAAGAGAACTACAAGCCTCATAAAAATGATGTTAAATCAAAGTGGCTTAAACGCTACCAGCTTTTGGTCTCAAATGCTTCAAACGGAGCAGTTTTAAAGACAGAGATCTAA
- a CDS encoding FKBP-type peptidyl-prolyl cis-trans isomerase: protein MAISNNQVVSMEYEVKVEGNVVDSNVNQEPLEFTFGSGQIIPGLESRIAELSEGESASIVVPASEAYGEYNEEAMQRIPKEQFEGIELSIGLPLQGQGPDGNPIQVVVKDILDDEVLIDFNHPLAGKELNFDVNILSVK, encoded by the coding sequence ATGGCTATTAGTAACAATCAAGTAGTTTCTATGGAATATGAAGTAAAAGTGGAAGGAAATGTTGTTGATAGCAATGTTAACCAAGAACCGTTAGAGTTTACATTCGGCTCAGGACAGATCATCCCTGGCTTAGAGTCTAGAATAGCAGAGTTAAGTGAAGGCGAATCGGCTTCTATCGTAGTTCCTGCAAGCGAAGCTTACGGAGAGTATAACGAAGAGGCGATGCAAAGAATCCCAAAAGAGCAGTTTGAAGGCATAGAGCTATCAATCGGTCTTCCTCTTCAAGGTCAAGGACCTGATGGCAACCCGATCCAAGTTGTCGTAAAAGATATCCTAGATGACGAAGTGCTTATTGACTTCAACCATCCATTGGCTGGAAAAGAGTTGAACTTCGACGTTAACATCCTCTCAGTAAAGTAA
- a CDS encoding hemerythrin domain-containing protein produces the protein MSNIKEFMTQDHKECDEIFAQMEDAVASKSQDALSKFEAFGDSLTNHFKMEEMVLFPMFEQETGMTQGPTQVMVMEHEQMRELLSKMQKAVELNDNKRFFGLSETLMILMQQHNMKEEQMLYTMIQQHLGNDADHIISRMRSITR, from the coding sequence ATGTCAAATATTAAAGAATTTATGACTCAGGATCACAAAGAGTGTGATGAGATTTTTGCACAGATGGAAGACGCTGTTGCTTCTAAAAGCCAAGATGCTTTATCAAAGTTTGAAGCATTTGGGGACTCTCTGACAAACCATTTCAAGATGGAAGAGATGGTTCTGTTTCCTATGTTTGAACAAGAGACGGGAATGACTCAGGGTCCGACACAAGTCATGGTAATGGAACATGAGCAGATGAGAGAGTTGCTCTCTAAAATGCAAAAGGCAGTAGAGCTCAATGACAATAAGCGGTTTTTCGGTCTCTCCGAGACACTTATGATATTAATGCAGCAGCACAATATGAAAGAGGAGCAGATGTTATACACGATGATTCAGCAGCACCTTGGCAACGATGCCGACCATATTATTTCGCGAATGAGAAGCATTACCCGCTAA
- a CDS encoding YaeQ family protein, with protein sequence MAANATIYKASLNVADMDRNYYAEHNFTLAKHPSETELRLMIKLVAFMLNADENLLFTKGISQDDEPDLWQKALNGDIKLWIDLGQPDEKRIRKACGRSEKVIIYMYQEGSALAWWKQMQSTLGRFKNLSVRYLNIEGDLELLAKRAMELQCNISDFELTIIDDDKSVVVKEDIWK encoded by the coding sequence ATGGCTGCTAACGCGACTATTTACAAAGCTTCGCTAAATGTTGCAGATATGGATCGCAACTATTACGCAGAGCATAATTTCACTCTTGCCAAACATCCATCAGAAACGGAGTTGCGCCTAATGATAAAGCTGGTTGCTTTTATGTTAAACGCAGATGAAAATCTGCTCTTTACCAAAGGTATTTCACAAGATGATGAGCCGGATTTGTGGCAAAAAGCTCTTAATGGCGATATAAAACTCTGGATAGATTTGGGTCAGCCGGATGAAAAACGGATCAGAAAAGCGTGCGGACGCTCTGAGAAAGTTATTATCTACATGTACCAAGAGGGAAGCGCTTTGGCGTGGTGGAAGCAGATGCAAAGCACTCTTGGGCGTTTCAAAAACCTCTCTGTTCGTTATCTCAATATAGAGGGAGATTTAGAGCTTTTGGCTAAGAGAGCAATGGAGTTGCAGTGCAATATCAGCGACTTTGAACTCACAATTATCGATGATGATAAAAGCGTTGTAGTAAAAGAGGATATATGGAAATAG